One region of Mycolicibacterium insubricum genomic DNA includes:
- a CDS encoding DUF3824 domain-containing protein, whose product MSTPPPTPDGSPPGEAPAQDVLPGAPGVADEPAAAPPAHFDPAHAQPIPPAYPPQPSYPTQQHYPVGYPQYAAPGYPQPGYRPTPPGYPVYQPQPGYPPQGFGPPGFPPQAGYQPGYPPQPSYVAPVPQPGYVPGPAPSAPLVSIDLKPGIIPLRPLGISDIYNGAVAYIRSNPRTTLGLTTIVVVLTQLLALGLQIGPLLALDRVNMLGDNSSDVGASALLQLPGALTTWLATILLGGMLTVVVGRAVFGETITIGEAWARIRGRLPALIGLAALETLAMFLVLGVIVVIVVGLAQASAALAVIAGLFLLLLFGLGACYLWVQLTFAPTAIVLERLSVMAAIRRSFALVRGDFWRLLGILLLTAILVSIIASALGFPFQIAGAIMTSGVRDNDVLLIGASLTAIGAAIGRIITTPFSAGVTVLLYTDRRMRGEAFDMVLRTGADAALRAAADPAAGPHVLDETDQLWLTRR is encoded by the coding sequence ATGAGCACGCCACCCCCGACGCCGGACGGCTCACCGCCCGGCGAGGCACCGGCGCAGGACGTTCTCCCCGGTGCACCCGGTGTGGCCGACGAACCCGCGGCGGCACCGCCCGCCCACTTCGATCCCGCCCACGCCCAGCCGATTCCACCGGCCTACCCGCCCCAGCCGTCCTACCCGACCCAGCAGCACTATCCCGTCGGGTATCCGCAGTACGCAGCCCCCGGCTATCCGCAACCCGGCTACCGCCCGACCCCGCCCGGTTACCCGGTCTACCAGCCGCAACCCGGCTACCCACCCCAAGGCTTCGGGCCACCCGGCTTCCCGCCCCAAGCCGGCTACCAGCCCGGTTACCCGCCGCAGCCGAGCTACGTCGCGCCCGTCCCGCAGCCCGGATACGTCCCCGGGCCCGCCCCGTCGGCGCCGCTGGTGTCGATCGATCTCAAGCCCGGCATCATCCCGCTGCGGCCGCTGGGCATCAGCGACATCTACAACGGCGCCGTCGCCTACATCCGGTCCAATCCCCGGACCACGCTGGGCCTGACCACCATCGTCGTCGTGCTCACCCAGCTGCTGGCGCTGGGTTTGCAGATCGGCCCGTTGCTGGCCCTGGACCGGGTCAACATGCTCGGCGACAACTCCTCCGACGTGGGCGCCTCGGCGCTGTTGCAGTTGCCCGGCGCCCTGACGACCTGGCTGGCCACCATTTTGCTGGGCGGCATGCTGACGGTGGTGGTGGGCCGGGCGGTGTTCGGCGAGACGATCACCATCGGTGAGGCGTGGGCCCGCATCCGCGGCCGGCTGCCGGCGCTGATCGGGCTGGCCGCTCTGGAGACGCTGGCGATGTTTCTTGTGCTCGGCGTCATCGTCGTGATCGTCGTCGGGCTGGCCCAGGCCAGCGCGGCCCTGGCGGTCATCGCCGGGCTGTTCCTGCTGCTGCTGTTCGGCCTGGGCGCCTGCTACCTGTGGGTCCAGCTGACCTTCGCGCCGACGGCCATCGTGCTGGAGCGGCTGTCGGTCATGGCCGCGATCCGGCGATCGTTTGCCCTGGTCCGCGGCGACTTCTGGCGGTTGCTGGGCATCCTGCTGCTGACCGCGATCCTGGTCTCGATCATCGCCAGTGCTCTCGGATTCCCGTTCCAGATTGCCGGCGCGATCATGACGTCGGGCGTCCGGGACAACGACGTGCTGCTGATCGGCGCGTCCCTGACGGCAATCGGCGCCGCCATCGGCCGGATCATCACCACCCCGTTCTCCGCCGGTGTCACGGTGTTGCTCTACACCGACCGCCGGATGCGCGGTGAGGCCTTCGACATGGTGCTGCGCACCGGCGCCGACGCCGCGTTGCGCGCGGCGGCCGACCCGGCCGCTGGGCCGCACGTTCTCGATGAGACGGATCAGTTGTGGCTGACCCGACGGTAG
- the lfrA gene encoding efflux MFS transporter LfrA: MSTRLDNVANTQTSFTTTPRRAWLALAVLMLPVLLIAIDNTVLAFALPLIAEDFRPSAATQLWIVDIYSLVLAALLVPMGSLGDRVGRRRLLLIGATGFAVVSAVAAFAPSAAALVGARAALGVFGAMLMPSTLSLIRNIFTEDSARRLAIAVWAACFTAGAALGPIAGGALLTRFNWGAVFLLAVPLLVPLLIFAPRLVPESRDANPGPLDPVSIALALTAMAPLVWAIKDMAHQGVSTWSVAAFGVGIASAVLFVRRQNRSATPMLEMRLFRHPPFASSVLANFLSIVGLIGFLFFTAQHLQLVLGLSPLQAGLVTLPAATVSVIGGLAVVPLARWFGPDRLIIAGLALVVAGFVLILLFRDHLTVVAVIVSLVTLELGVGVSQTVSNDTIVASVPPAKAGAASAVSETAYELGAVVGTATLGTVFTAYYRHNVELPRGLSPSQSADAGESIGGAVSVAGELPAELAARLLDSARTAFDSGIAPTAGIAITLTLGAIAVVARAFRGGSAEVARAKRVPAEPR, from the coding sequence ATGTCCACCCGCCTCGACAACGTGGCGAACACCCAGACCTCATTCACGACGACACCCCGCCGAGCCTGGCTGGCCCTGGCGGTACTCATGCTGCCGGTGCTGCTGATCGCGATCGACAACACCGTGCTGGCGTTCGCGCTGCCGCTGATCGCCGAGGACTTCCGGCCGTCGGCCGCCACCCAGCTGTGGATCGTCGACATCTACTCCCTGGTGCTGGCCGCGCTGCTGGTGCCGATGGGCAGCCTCGGCGACCGCGTCGGCCGGCGCAGGCTGCTGCTGATCGGAGCGACGGGATTCGCCGTCGTCTCCGCCGTCGCCGCGTTCGCACCCAGCGCCGCGGCGCTGGTCGGCGCGCGCGCCGCACTCGGCGTCTTCGGGGCGATGCTGATGCCGTCGACCCTGTCGCTGATCCGCAACATCTTCACCGAGGACTCCGCACGACGGTTGGCCATCGCGGTGTGGGCGGCGTGCTTCACCGCTGGGGCCGCGCTCGGCCCGATCGCCGGCGGCGCGCTGCTGACCCGATTCAATTGGGGTGCAGTCTTTCTACTCGCGGTACCGCTGTTGGTGCCGCTGCTGATCTTCGCACCGCGACTGGTTCCCGAGTCGCGGGACGCCAATCCGGGCCCGCTGGATCCGGTCAGCATCGCACTGGCCCTGACCGCGATGGCTCCGCTGGTGTGGGCGATCAAAGACATGGCTCACCAAGGTGTTTCGACCTGGTCCGTTGCGGCGTTCGGCGTCGGCATTGCTTCGGCGGTGCTGTTCGTGCGCCGGCAGAACCGCAGTGCCACACCGATGTTGGAGATGCGACTGTTCCGCCACCCGCCGTTCGCCTCGTCGGTGCTGGCGAACTTCCTGTCGATCGTCGGGTTGATCGGGTTCTTGTTCTTCACCGCGCAGCATCTGCAGCTCGTGTTGGGACTGTCCCCGCTGCAGGCGGGTCTGGTGACCCTGCCGGCGGCGACGGTCTCGGTGATCGGCGGGCTCGCGGTGGTGCCGCTGGCCCGCTGGTTCGGCCCGGATCGGCTGATCATCGCCGGCCTGGCGCTGGTGGTGGCCGGATTCGTGCTGATCCTGCTGTTCCGCGACCACCTCACCGTCGTCGCGGTGATCGTGTCCCTGGTAACCCTCGAGCTCGGCGTGGGGGTGTCCCAGACCGTCTCCAATGACACCATCGTCGCGTCGGTGCCGCCGGCGAAGGCCGGTGCCGCCTCGGCGGTGTCGGAAACCGCCTACGAGCTGGGCGCGGTGGTCGGCACCGCGACCCTGGGCACCGTGTTCACCGCGTACTACCGGCACAACGTCGAACTGCCGCGCGGCCTTTCACCGAGCCAGAGCGCCGACGCCGGGGAGAGCATCGGCGGCGCGGTGTCGGTGGCCGGTGAGCTGCCCGCCGAGTTGGCGGCGCGGCTGCTGGATTCGGCCCGGACGGCCTTCGACTCGGGTATCGCGCCGACGGCCGGGATCGCCATCACCCTCACCCTGGGCGCAATCGCCGTCGTCGCCCGGGCGTTCCGGGGAGGCTCGGCGGAGGTGGCGCGAGCGAAGCGAGTGCCGGCGGAGCCGAGGTGA
- a CDS encoding DUF4129 domain-containing protein: MADPTVDIDGDAARELARHELSKPIYPRRSLWDHVLSWINDRLDRLLAHGASMPGGWLTVLVLAVVVIVAALLIVRLVRRTIRTQPGETYQLFDGAELTAAQHRAAAADYAARGDWAGAIRHRLRAVARHLEETGVLTAVPGRTATELTRAAAVAYPALSGEFTSAAAIFNDVTYGEQPGTAEEYQQIADLDEHLCAQRGTPSGTAATVEGWTAVR, encoded by the coding sequence GTGGCTGACCCGACGGTAGACATCGACGGTGACGCCGCCCGTGAGCTGGCTCGTCACGAACTGTCCAAGCCGATCTATCCGCGGCGCTCGCTGTGGGACCACGTCCTGAGCTGGATCAACGATCGCCTAGACCGGTTGCTCGCGCACGGCGCGTCCATGCCGGGCGGCTGGCTGACCGTGCTGGTGCTGGCGGTCGTGGTGATCGTCGCGGCGCTGTTGATCGTCCGGCTGGTGCGCCGGACCATCCGCACCCAGCCCGGGGAGACCTACCAGCTGTTCGACGGCGCCGAGCTCACCGCGGCCCAGCACCGCGCCGCCGCCGCGGACTACGCCGCCCGCGGCGACTGGGCCGGCGCGATCCGGCACCGGCTCCGCGCCGTCGCCCGGCACCTGGAGGAAACCGGGGTGCTCACCGCCGTGCCCGGTCGCACCGCCACCGAGCTCACCCGCGCAGCGGCCGTCGCCTATCCGGCGTTGTCCGGTGAATTCACCTCGGCGGCAGCCATTTTCAACGACGTCACCTACGGTGAACAACCCGGCACCGCCGAGGAGTATCAGCAGATCGCCGATCTCGACGAGCATCTGTGCGCGCAACGCGGCACCCCGTCGGGCACCGCCGCGACGGTCGAGGGCTGGACGGCCGTGCGATGA
- a CDS encoding GatB/YqeY domain-containing protein, producing MAELKARLRSDLTEAMKAQDKLRVATLRMLLAAIQTEEVSGKEPVELTDAEVLRVLAREARKRGEAAQIFITNGRGELAANERAEASVIEEYLPSPLSEDEIANIVNTAIANVAEEIGHRPGIKQMGQVMKIAKEIAGEKADGARLSAAIKDRL from the coding sequence ATGGCTGAACTCAAGGCGCGTCTGCGATCGGATCTGACCGAGGCGATGAAGGCCCAGGACAAGCTGCGGGTTGCGACGCTGCGGATGCTGCTGGCCGCCATTCAGACCGAAGAGGTCTCCGGCAAGGAACCCGTCGAGCTGACCGACGCCGAGGTGCTCCGGGTACTGGCCCGCGAGGCCCGCAAGCGCGGAGAGGCCGCCCAGATCTTCATCACCAATGGCCGCGGCGAACTGGCAGCCAACGAGCGCGCCGAGGCGTCAGTCATCGAGGAGTATCTGCCGTCGCCGCTGTCGGAGGACGAGATCGCCAACATCGTCAACACCGCCATCGCCAACGTCGCCGAGGAGATCGGCCACCGGCCCGGCATCAAGCAGATGGGCCAGGTCATGAAGATCGCCAAGGAGATCGCCGGCGAGAAGGCCGACGGTGCCCGGCTCTCGGCGGCCATCAAAGACCGCCTCTGA